A genomic segment from Nitrospiria bacterium encodes:
- a CDS encoding SxtJ family membrane protein, producing the protein MKIKLDRKVVRNFGLILALLLALLGCVKIYKGQMAVSFLALFFSFLAAVSALFFQPVIRPIYIGAMKISIILGWINTRVLLILIYFLLLSPLCVVLRIFGRNSLDEKIEPHKESYWIRREKVPFDKKSYERQF; encoded by the coding sequence ATGAAAATCAAGCTTGATAGAAAGGTGGTTCGAAATTTCGGTCTGATACTGGCCCTTCTATTGGCCTTATTGGGTTGCGTTAAAATCTACAAGGGGCAGATGGCCGTTTCATTCCTGGCGCTATTTTTCTCCTTTCTCGCCGCCGTATCGGCTTTATTCTTCCAGCCGGTGATAAGACCCATCTACATTGGCGCGATGAAGATTTCCATCATCCTCGGCTGGATCAATACGCGAGTTCTCCTTATTCTGATTTATTTTCTTTTGTTGTCACCCCTGTGCGTCGTATTAAGAATATTTGGCAGGAATTCCCTCGATGAAAAAATTGAACCCCATAAAGAGAGTTATTGGATAAGGAGGGAAAAGGTCCCTTTCGATAAAAAATCGTATGAAAGACAGTTCTAA
- a CDS encoding DUF2844 domain-containing protein: MKLRYLALFVGLSLWMTMRVSGSPVQAALGESDDSITSDEKALSAVRGAPAVRNGYTVHEIRSDSTAVREYVSPTGIVFGIAWNGRVHPDLTPLLGSYAGEYHEALRRSPREPGRRPYYAIKTDRVVVEKWGHMRNFQGRAYAPALIPPGVSIDEIK; encoded by the coding sequence ATGAAATTGAGATATTTAGCACTGTTTGTCGGCCTAAGCCTTTGGATGACCATGCGGGTGAGCGGATCCCCCGTCCAGGCCGCACTGGGCGAATCGGACGATTCAATTACATCGGATGAAAAGGCCCTCTCGGCCGTGCGGGGCGCTCCGGCGGTCCGCAATGGCTATACGGTTCATGAGATTCGCTCCGATTCGACCGCGGTTCGTGAATATGTTTCGCCAACCGGCATCGTATTCGGTATCGCCTGGAACGGACGGGTTCATCCCGATCTTACGCCGCTTCTGGGCTCCTATGCCGGAGAATATCATGAAGCCCTGAGACGCTCCCCGCGCGAGCCGGGCCGCCGACCTTATTACGCGATTAAAACGGACCGGGTCGTTGTGGAAAAATGGGGCCACATGCGAAACTTTCAGGGACGCGCCTATGCACCGGCCTTAATTCCTCCCGGCGTGAGCATCGATGAGATCAAATAA
- a CDS encoding DUF5989 family protein yields MGKKGGQLEILGEFWDFLKIRKKFWLAPIVFLLIALGALILLTEGSAVAPFIYTLF; encoded by the coding sequence ATGGGAAAGAAGGGGGGTCAATTGGAAATACTCGGAGAATTCTGGGACTTTCTAAAAATACGCAAGAAGTTTTGGTTGGCTCCCATCGTATTCCTTCTAATCGCCTTAGGTGCATTGATCCTTTTGACGGAAGGGTCCGCAGTCGCCCCATTCATCTATACGTTGTTTTAA
- a CDS encoding alkaline phosphatase family protein: MKRHSLMKWAKLGLALLAAVGLCEAVQADTGRHESGTTTPIKHVVVIFQENVSFDHYFATYPNAANTDGSTFTPKAGTPTVNGLNESLLAPNNPNSVQPFRLSHDQAETCDQDHGYTDEQKAFDNGLMDKFVETVGRGAGTCVDYGYGKGLVMGYYDGNSVTALWNYAQNFAMSDNSYDTGFGPSTPGALNLVSGQTHGYATTSSAVTANNTVIGDPQPTGDICDNRDNTTSTDPNNRNVGDLLNAKGITWGWFEGGFADCNASHTNVGNQTSKDYIPHHEPFQYYASTANLQHLPPTSVYKIGRTDQANHQYDLTDFWDAVDAHNMPAVSFLKAAAYQDGHAGYSDPLDEQQFIVGTINRLEKTEYWDDTAVIILYDDSDGWYDHQMSPIVNQSDDSAHDALRGTDCGTNENVVSGGYPDRCGYGPRQPLLVVSPFAKPNFVDHTITDQTSVLRFIEDNWQTGRIGNGSLDEKAGSLFNMFDFESGQTAKPLFLDPTTGQPVHGHRNF, translated from the coding sequence ATGAAACGACATTCACTCATGAAATGGGCCAAGCTGGGCTTGGCGCTTTTGGCGGCGGTCGGTCTCTGCGAAGCCGTCCAGGCTGACACCGGCCGCCACGAATCCGGAACCACCACCCCCATCAAACACGTGGTGGTCATCTTCCAGGAAAATGTTTCCTTCGATCATTACTTCGCCACCTACCCCAACGCGGCGAACACGGATGGGTCGACTTTTACGCCCAAGGCCGGAACGCCGACCGTGAACGGGCTGAATGAATCGCTGCTCGCGCCGAACAACCCGAACTCGGTGCAGCCCTTTCGCCTTTCGCACGACCAGGCCGAGACCTGCGATCAGGATCACGGCTACACGGACGAGCAGAAGGCGTTCGACAACGGCCTGATGGACAAATTCGTCGAGACGGTCGGGCGCGGCGCCGGCACCTGCGTCGACTATGGCTACGGGAAAGGGCTGGTCATGGGCTATTATGACGGCAATTCCGTGACCGCGCTTTGGAACTACGCCCAAAATTTCGCGATGAGCGACAACTCCTACGACACCGGGTTCGGGCCCTCCACGCCGGGGGCGCTCAACCTGGTCTCGGGTCAGACGCACGGCTACGCCACCACGAGCAGCGCGGTCACCGCGAACAACACCGTGATCGGCGATCCGCAACCGACCGGCGACATCTGCGACAACCGCGACAACACGACCTCGACCGATCCGAACAACAGGAACGTCGGCGATCTGTTGAATGCGAAGGGGATCACGTGGGGCTGGTTCGAGGGAGGTTTCGCCGACTGCAACGCGTCGCACACCAATGTCGGCAACCAGACCAGCAAGGACTACATCCCGCACCACGAGCCTTTCCAATACTACGCATCGACGGCGAATCTGCAGCATCTGCCGCCGACCTCGGTTTACAAGATCGGAAGGACCGATCAGGCGAACCATCAGTACGACCTGACGGACTTCTGGGACGCGGTCGACGCGCATAACATGCCCGCGGTCAGTTTTCTGAAAGCGGCCGCCTACCAGGACGGTCATGCCGGCTACTCGGATCCACTCGACGAGCAGCAGTTCATCGTGGGCACGATCAACCGGCTTGAGAAGACCGAGTACTGGGACGACACCGCGGTCATCATCCTCTATGACGACTCGGACGGCTGGTACGACCATCAGATGAGCCCGATCGTAAATCAATCCGACGACAGCGCGCACGACGCGTTGCGAGGGACGGACTGCGGAACGAACGAGAATGTCGTGTCGGGCGGCTATCCGGATCGTTGCGGCTACGGCCCGCGCCAGCCGCTGCTTGTGGTCTCGCCGTTCGCAAAGCCGAACTTCGTCGACCACACGATCACCGATCAAACCTCGGTCCTCCGCTTTATCGAGGACAACTGGCAGACCGGCCGGATCGGAAACGGCTCGCTCGACGAGAAAGCCGGCTCCTTGTTCAACATGTTCGATTTCGAAAGCGGTCAAACGGCGAAACCGCTGTTTCTGGATCCGACCACCGGTCAGCCCGTCCACGGCCATCGGAATTTCTAA
- a CDS encoding DUF3443 family protein, whose protein sequence is MRSNKVLFPFLILFLVADCGGGSRSSSGSSPSLTVTGDNALSLTVNGSNCSSNPYINEPCVSVTVCSPDNSACQTIKGILLDTGDIGLRLFKQVLKVPLTPVTNGTDTIAECVQYADGSLNWGPVETANVILGNEATVQPIPIQVIDSNFAAGQTVCQNPNRDPGSSGFNGSLGVGFYLQDCGSACASSTGLGQYYSCGSGCVETTVAVNNQVQNPVALLPHDNNGVVVELPSLPSSGAFSANGALVLGIGTQPNNTPSGVNTYDVDQFGDFTTLFNGFHYGGFIDSGSNGLFFTPSPPSLLPICHSDWYCPSSTKTFTATNIGASGSPSGSVSFNIANFDSLLNSSNNVSADIGGPVGPTPDLFDWGLPFFFGRKVYIGVENRISGLGTGPYWAY, encoded by the coding sequence ATGAGATCAAATAAAGTTCTCTTCCCATTTCTGATTCTTTTCCTTGTGGCAGACTGCGGGGGCGGATCCAGGTCCTCTTCGGGAAGCAGCCCGAGCCTTACCGTTACGGGTGACAACGCGCTGTCCCTCACCGTGAACGGCTCGAACTGCTCGAGCAACCCGTACATTAACGAGCCCTGCGTCAGCGTCACGGTTTGCAGCCCCGACAATTCGGCCTGCCAGACGATTAAGGGCATCCTTTTGGATACCGGAGACATCGGGCTTCGATTGTTCAAACAGGTCCTGAAGGTTCCCCTGACCCCGGTCACAAACGGCACCGATACGATCGCGGAATGCGTCCAGTATGCCGACGGCTCGTTGAACTGGGGACCTGTTGAAACGGCCAACGTCATTCTTGGAAACGAGGCCACGGTTCAGCCGATCCCGATTCAGGTGATCGACTCGAATTTCGCGGCCGGACAGACTGTCTGTCAGAACCCAAACCGAGATCCGGGCTCCAGCGGATTCAACGGCAGCCTGGGGGTCGGCTTCTATCTACAAGACTGCGGTTCGGCATGCGCGAGCAGTACAGGTCTTGGGCAATATTACTCCTGCGGATCGGGTTGCGTTGAAACCACGGTGGCCGTTAACAACCAGGTCCAGAACCCCGTGGCCCTTCTGCCGCACGATAACAACGGCGTCGTCGTAGAGCTTCCGAGTCTTCCATCGAGCGGGGCCTTTTCCGCCAATGGCGCCCTCGTGCTCGGGATCGGAACCCAGCCCAACAATACACCCTCTGGAGTGAATACGTACGACGTCGACCAATTCGGGGATTTTACGACGCTGTTCAACGGCTTCCATTACGGTGGTTTCATCGACAGCGGTTCAAATGGCCTGTTTTTCACCCCCTCCCCCCCCAGCCTTCTTCCAATCTGTCATTCGGACTGGTACTGTCCTTCGTCCACCAAAACCTTTACCGCCACCAACATCGGGGCCTCCGGCTCGCCGAGCGGGTCGGTTTCATTTAATATTGCCAACTTCGACAGCCTGCTAAATTCCTCCAATAATGTGTCCGCTGATATTGGAGGACCGGTCGGACCGACCCCGGATTTATTCGACTGGGGGCTTCCGTTCTTCTTCGGGCGTAAGGTTTATATCGGAGTTGAAAACCGGATTTCCGGCCTCGGCACCGGCCCCTACTGGGCCTACTAA
- a CDS encoding DUF4382 domain-containing protein, with amino-acid sequence MTALNVSLTDSADCDFDGVWVTIDKVRVHQSATAKSDDPGWIDITPPGAPLHINLLSLQDGLTESLGVAPLPAGRYNQVRLHLVPNTLSNSENNYVVVGNISSPLNIPEGFRNGIALRPDTAIEIDPGVTEDLILDFDACQSIARSRNNDNTYVLRPKVLLVRKIDAGSITGAVDSGAAGAVVKAEINGSVRKQARVRPDGTFTLYPLLSSLLVPGVVPKDPAGAYDVVIEDPNHSTVVTTGVPVTAEQATVLSTAALPTPFPSSASTGTVTGAIDPTDADARVRQTINGLPYEIKRKRVALADGSFRINLNTEAPFFGAFGPQPIAYSADSGAAGKYTIDTPNDDRMYLVSSEDFTLGAGDSRTINFTSQGPGSLTPMTGTAGTATGNLTLTSVPDGLTLPATVVVSATIDGENVNSVGVMFTASGTAPFTLDDLAPGTYTLGVPAVPAGLTLSPSGVTVTIPNTGGTFPGGTLTLSPQPG; translated from the coding sequence ATGACCGCGCTTAACGTATCTCTCACGGACTCGGCCGACTGCGATTTCGACGGGGTTTGGGTGACCATCGACAAGGTCCGGGTCCATCAGAGCGCAACAGCCAAGTCCGACGACCCCGGCTGGATCGACATCACGCCGCCGGGAGCTCCGTTGCATATCAATCTGCTTTCCCTTCAGGACGGGCTTACCGAGTCGCTGGGCGTGGCACCGCTTCCGGCCGGCCGCTACAACCAGGTGCGGCTGCACCTGGTGCCCAATACCCTCTCAAACTCGGAGAACAATTATGTCGTGGTCGGTAATATATCATCCCCGCTGAATATCCCCGAGGGCTTCCGGAACGGGATCGCCCTTCGTCCCGACACGGCGATCGAGATCGATCCGGGAGTCACCGAAGATCTCATCCTCGATTTCGATGCCTGCCAATCGATTGCCAGGAGCCGAAACAATGACAACACCTATGTCCTCCGTCCCAAAGTGCTGCTGGTCCGCAAAATCGATGCCGGCTCGATCACCGGAGCGGTCGATTCCGGCGCCGCAGGGGCGGTGGTGAAGGCCGAGATCAACGGATCCGTGCGAAAGCAGGCCCGGGTCAGGCCGGACGGAACCTTCACACTCTATCCACTGCTCAGTAGCCTCCTCGTTCCGGGGGTCGTTCCAAAGGATCCCGCCGGCGCGTACGACGTGGTGATCGAGGACCCAAACCACTCGACCGTCGTCACGACGGGGGTTCCGGTGACGGCGGAGCAAGCGACCGTCCTGAGTACGGCGGCTCTACCCACGCCATTTCCATCATCCGCAAGCACCGGAACCGTGACGGGCGCCATCGACCCCACGGACGCCGACGCCCGCGTCCGCCAGACGATCAACGGTCTGCCGTATGAAATCAAACGCAAACGCGTGGCGCTGGCGGACGGAAGCTTCCGTATCAATCTTAACACCGAGGCGCCATTTTTCGGGGCGTTCGGTCCGCAACCGATCGCTTACAGCGCCGATAGCGGGGCCGCGGGAAAATACACGATTGACACCCCCAATGACGATAGGATGTATCTGGTTTCAAGCGAAGATTTCACGTTGGGGGCGGGGGATTCCCGGACCATCAACTTCACAAGCCAGGGACCCGGGAGCCTGACTCCGATGACCGGAACTGCCGGTACGGCCACGGGGAATCTAACGCTCACGAGCGTACCGGACGGTCTCACGCTTCCGGCCACCGTAGTAGTCAGCGCGACCATCGACGGCGAAAACGTGAATTCGGTGGGGGTGATGTTCACCGCAAGCGGTACCGCTCCCTTTACCCTGGATGACTTGGCGCCCGGGACCTATACCCTCGGCGTACCCGCGGTGCCGGCCGGCCTAACCCTGAGCCCGAGCGGGGTGACCGTTACAATCCCGAACACCGGCGGGACCTTCCCGGGAGGAACGCTGACCCTCTCCCCCCAGCCCGGCTGA
- a CDS encoding diguanylate cyclase — MPLESKRLLLVEDSPYQSEVILRVFQRKDPGLKITTVGNGEACLGVLDRESFDAVVLDFSLPKMTGLEVLRQLREKGISLPVIMIAGQGDESFAVEAMKVGAADYIIKTKNYFEALPAAVEDAVRKHRLEANMQAASLKTRRLYEISLSIMKERRIEVLAQRLTSGAKRLFQTQGAVLLLIHPGTSEIHHAFSDGIDLQIVLSPGAVSTAGVFGLAYIEKKPMVIEAVDKHPIWASTPTHQPPLRQILSVPLIQSGDRIGGVLTVGNKRSGEPFSSEDVDILLTLSVHAAVAIDNARFVIEMERQASTDGLTGCLNHRELQGHLDQEVERATRYNKEFSFLMIDVDHFKYVNDVHGHPVGDIMLRNLVGVIQGLIRPADLLARYGGEEFSVILPETNRDGAKMVAERIRRTITETPFSTPEGQTVHLSVSIGIASFPLDANTRSSLINAADQALFTAKGSGRNQCCYFNEPPVSVIHAERTRLSTFLQDPMLKPLADLAAGIEARNPYYRDHSQRVLHLGTRMAEALNLGEQELRSLQWASLFHDIGMASVPESVLNKWGPLTSEERNAIRAHPHLAELLFKGSVRFESALPVVLHHHERYDGQGYPNGLRGEEIPFLSRVLSVVDTYLALVSVRPYQPRFTQEEAVAELRKNAGTQLDPNIVEVLIGLLKGSGDPEPGP, encoded by the coding sequence ATGCCCTTGGAATCCAAACGCCTTCTACTGGTGGAGGACAGCCCCTACCAGTCCGAGGTGATCCTTCGGGTTTTTCAAAGGAAAGATCCCGGATTGAAAATCACGACCGTGGGAAACGGTGAGGCCTGCCTGGGGGTCTTGGACCGGGAATCGTTTGATGCCGTCGTATTGGATTTCAGCCTTCCCAAAATGACGGGGCTCGAAGTTCTTCGTCAATTACGGGAGAAAGGCATCTCCCTCCCCGTAATCATGATCGCAGGACAGGGCGACGAGTCCTTTGCGGTGGAGGCCATGAAAGTCGGCGCCGCCGATTATATTATCAAAACCAAAAATTACTTTGAGGCCTTGCCGGCGGCGGTCGAGGACGCGGTTCGAAAGCATCGGCTGGAGGCGAATATGCAGGCGGCCTCCCTGAAGACCCGCCGTCTCTATGAGATTTCGCTCTCCATCATGAAGGAACGAAGAATCGAGGTGTTGGCCCAGCGGCTGACTTCGGGGGCCAAGCGCCTGTTTCAGACCCAAGGGGCGGTCCTTTTGCTGATCCATCCGGGGACGAGCGAAATCCACCACGCCTTTTCGGACGGGATCGACCTTCAAATCGTTCTCTCCCCGGGGGCGGTTTCCACGGCGGGCGTTTTCGGTCTGGCCTATATCGAGAAAAAGCCGATGGTGATCGAGGCGGTGGACAAACATCCCATTTGGGCCTCCACGCCGACTCACCAACCGCCGCTGCGGCAGATCCTATCGGTTCCGCTCATCCAATCCGGGGATCGCATCGGAGGCGTTTTGACCGTGGGGAACAAACGGAGCGGCGAACCGTTTTCTTCGGAGGACGTGGATATCCTGTTGACCCTTTCGGTGCACGCGGCCGTGGCGATCGATAACGCGCGTTTCGTGATCGAAATGGAAAGGCAGGCCTCCACCGACGGGTTGACGGGGTGCCTCAACCACCGCGAGCTTCAGGGGCATCTGGATCAGGAGGTGGAACGGGCCACCCGCTACAATAAGGAATTTTCATTCCTGATGATCGACGTGGATCACTTCAAATACGTCAACGACGTCCACGGCCACCCCGTCGGGGACATCATGCTGAGAAACCTGGTCGGCGTCATCCAGGGCCTCATCCGGCCGGCCGATCTCCTCGCGCGTTATGGCGGGGAGGAATTCTCGGTCATCCTCCCGGAGACGAATCGGGACGGCGCCAAAATGGTGGCCGAGCGGATCCGCCGGACCATTACCGAGACCCCGTTCTCGACCCCGGAGGGTCAGACGGTTCATCTATCGGTCAGCATCGGGATCGCATCCTTTCCGCTGGACGCGAACACGCGGTCGAGTTTGATCAACGCGGCGGATCAGGCTCTTTTTACGGCGAAAGGGAGCGGACGGAATCAATGTTGCTATTTTAACGAGCCCCCCGTATCGGTGATTCATGCCGAGCGGACCCGCTTGTCCACGTTCCTTCAGGACCCGATGTTGAAGCCTTTGGCGGACCTGGCCGCGGGAATCGAGGCGCGGAACCCCTATTACCGCGACCACAGTCAGAGGGTCCTGCACCTGGGAACTCGAATGGCGGAGGCCTTGAATCTGGGTGAGCAGGAACTCCGAAGCCTGCAATGGGCCAGTCTCTTCCACGATATCGGCATGGCGAGCGTTCCGGAGTCCGTCCTGAACAAATGGGGTCCATTGACGTCGGAGGAACGCAACGCGATCCGCGCCCATCCCCACCTGGCCGAGTTGTTATTCAAGGGATCGGTCCGATTTGAATCCGCGCTGCCCGTGGTGTTGCATCATCACGAACGGTATGATGGACAGGGATATCCCAACGGGTTGCGCGGGGAAGAAATCCCCTTTTTATCGCGCGTCCTCAGCGTCGTCGACACCTACCTGGCCCTGGTCTCGGTCCGTCCCTATCAGCCCCGATTTACCCAAGAGGAAGCCGTCGCGGAGTTGAGGAAGAACGCCGGGACCCAGCTGGATCCGAACATCGTGGAAGTCCTGATCGGTCTCTTGAAAGGGTCGGGCGATCCGGAACCCGGCCCTTAA
- a CDS encoding carbamoyltransferase, translated as MNILGISAFYHDSAACLIQDGKIIAAAQEERFTRKKHDHNFPQNAIDFCLNAGQITAKDLHYVAFYDKPFLKFERILESYFAYAPAGLNSFLKAMPIWIKEKLWMKSLIQKNIGFEGQIIFPEHHESHCSAAFYPSPYEEAAILTLDGVGEWTTASYGIGKGNEIELLAEVKFPHSLGLLYSAFTYYTGFKVNSGEYKVMGLAPYGEPKYRDLIFNELIDLKADGSFKLNMKYFNYCVGLTMTNKAFDQLFGGPPRKAESKLTQREMDLARSVQEVTEEIMTRMARHLHKETGMKNLCLAGGVALNCVANGKILREGPFENIWIQPAAGDAGSALGCALFTWHRYLGKKRISDNKNDILKGSYLGPEYSDTEIERYLKAHNIPYDYVDDNHLFDTVAKLLADENVVGWFQGKMEFGPRALGARSILGDARSPKMQSVMNLKIKFRESFRPFAPTVLKEDASTYFDLNRESPYMLLVAPVKEEIRRSMSREEEGFFGIDKLNIVRSTIPAVTHIDYSARVQTVDKDTSPRFYKLIKAFKRLTGCPVIINTSFNVRGEPIVCKPEEAYTCFMRTHMDYLIMGNYILSKESQKPLEGDSDWQKQFELD; from the coding sequence ATGAATATCTTGGGCATATCAGCCTTTTACCATGACAGCGCGGCATGCCTTATACAGGATGGCAAGATCATCGCCGCAGCTCAAGAAGAGCGGTTCACGAGAAAAAAGCATGATCATAATTTCCCCCAGAATGCCATCGACTTTTGTCTAAACGCAGGCCAAATAACAGCCAAAGATCTCCACTATGTCGCTTTTTATGACAAACCATTTTTAAAGTTTGAAAGGATCCTGGAAAGCTATTTTGCCTACGCCCCTGCCGGTTTGAATTCTTTCCTGAAGGCCATGCCGATCTGGATCAAAGAAAAGCTCTGGATGAAGTCGCTGATACAAAAAAATATCGGATTCGAGGGTCAAATTATTTTCCCGGAACATCACGAATCTCATTGTTCCGCGGCTTTTTATCCCTCTCCTTACGAAGAGGCAGCCATCCTCACCCTCGACGGCGTTGGGGAGTGGACTACGGCCAGTTACGGTATTGGAAAGGGGAATGAAATCGAATTGCTGGCCGAGGTGAAGTTCCCTCACTCCCTGGGCCTCCTCTACTCCGCGTTCACATACTACACCGGTTTTAAGGTGAATTCCGGCGAATATAAGGTCATGGGGCTGGCTCCTTATGGAGAACCCAAATACAGGGATTTGATCTTCAACGAACTGATCGACCTTAAAGCGGATGGATCCTTTAAACTGAACATGAAATATTTTAATTATTGTGTCGGGCTCACCATGACCAACAAGGCCTTTGATCAACTTTTCGGAGGACCGCCAAGGAAGGCGGAAAGCAAGCTTACACAACGGGAGATGGATTTGGCCCGTTCGGTGCAGGAGGTCACGGAGGAAATCATGACGCGAATGGCGCGCCACCTTCACAAGGAAACCGGCATGAAGAACCTGTGTCTTGCCGGGGGCGTCGCCTTAAATTGCGTGGCCAATGGAAAGATTCTGCGAGAAGGTCCTTTTGAAAATATCTGGATACAACCAGCCGCGGGAGACGCCGGCAGCGCGCTCGGATGTGCCCTGTTTACTTGGCACCGGTATCTTGGAAAGAAAAGAATATCGGACAATAAAAACGATATTCTGAAGGGGTCTTACTTGGGGCCCGAATATAGCGACACGGAAATCGAGCGATACCTGAAGGCCCACAATATTCCATACGATTATGTCGATGATAACCACTTATTCGATACCGTCGCGAAGCTCCTGGCGGATGAAAACGTCGTGGGATGGTTTCAGGGAAAAATGGAGTTCGGCCCAAGGGCCCTCGGAGCCAGGAGCATCTTGGGGGATGCCCGCTCCCCCAAAATGCAATCGGTGATGAACCTAAAAATAAAATTTCGAGAATCATTTCGTCCCTTCGCACCAACGGTTTTGAAAGAAGATGCTTCGACGTATTTCGATCTGAATCGAGAGAGCCCTTACATGCTTTTGGTCGCCCCGGTCAAAGAGGAGATTCGGAGATCGATGTCCCGTGAAGAGGAGGGCTTTTTCGGAATTGATAAGCTCAATATTGTCCGGTCCACGATCCCGGCCGTAACCCATATTGATTATTCCGCCAGGGTTCAGACGGTTGACAAAGACACGAGCCCCCGATTTTACAAACTCATTAAAGCGTTTAAGCGGCTCACGGGGTGCCCGGTCATTATCAATACCTCATTCAATGTGAGAGGCGAACCCATTGTCTGTAAGCCTGAAGAGGCGTATACATGTTTCATGAGAACCCATATGGATTATCTGATCATGGGAAATTATATCCTCAGCAAGGAATCTCAGAAGCCATTGGAAGGGGACTCGGACTGGCAGAAACAGTTTGAACTCGACTAG
- a CDS encoding PilZ domain-containing protein, with product MKISIKNSERYRGFSVSIDEKEESLTVEDPEGKPLIRVVLEDFLDRVGTTAHGFKRQFPRLEMGVHVKYVDPDGQVCEGVASAIGGGGLFIEKFNPLPNGTDTRIEFSLPASKKTITVQGKVVWTRKKFVEKFLYPGMGIKFVEISVDDRAELLDFVTRFNRERGLPDF from the coding sequence ATGAAGATTTCCATCAAGAACTCCGAGCGTTATCGGGGGTTCAGCGTTAGCATCGATGAAAAAGAGGAGTCCCTGACGGTCGAGGATCCGGAGGGAAAACCTCTCATCCGGGTCGTGCTGGAGGACTTCCTGGATCGCGTGGGGACGACCGCGCACGGGTTCAAGCGGCAATTCCCCCGCCTGGAGATGGGGGTGCACGTCAAATACGTGGACCCCGACGGCCAGGTTTGTGAAGGAGTGGCCAGCGCCATCGGCGGCGGAGGCCTTTTCATTGAAAAATTCAACCCCCTCCCAAACGGGACGGACACCCGAATCGAGTTTTCCTTGCCCGCCTCCAAAAAAACAATCACCGTCCAGGGGAAGGTGGTGTGGACCCGCAAGAAATTTGTCGAGAAATTCCTGTATCCCGGAATGGGAATCAAATTCGTCGAGATTTCGGTGGATGATCGGGCCGAGCTCCTGGATTTTGTTACCCGGTTCAATCGAGAGAGAGGACTTCCGGACTTCTAA
- a CDS encoding ZIP family metal transporter, which yields MVILIGIATFFSTLLGGLFALRLKDRLHLILGFSAGAIIGVAFFDLMPEALEIGTKNHSPFFITSLIAVGFLTYLVLDRSVLLHGHHEEKDHLRRGSLGAGSLSIHSFLDGAGIGLAFKVSPGLGVIVAAAVLTHDFSDGINTVSFIIKNKGERDRALRWLFVDAAAPVVGILSTLFFVIQESTLGLLLALFSGFFLYIGASDLLPESHHAHPVMWTTFMTVVGMGTLYVVTRLAMI from the coding sequence ATGGTTATTTTAATCGGAATCGCGACCTTCTTCTCGACCCTTTTGGGCGGTCTCTTCGCGCTGCGCCTAAAAGACCGGCTCCATCTCATTCTGGGCTTCAGCGCCGGGGCGATCATCGGCGTGGCTTTTTTCGATCTGATGCCCGAGGCGCTTGAGATCGGGACCAAAAATCATTCCCCGTTTTTCATCACTTCGTTAATCGCCGTCGGGTTTCTGACCTACCTGGTTCTGGACCGGTCCGTGCTGTTGCACGGCCATCATGAAGAGAAGGACCATCTTCGCCGGGGAAGCCTCGGCGCGGGCAGTCTCTCCATCCACAGCTTTCTGGATGGCGCGGGCATCGGTCTTGCGTTCAAAGTCTCGCCCGGATTGGGTGTCATCGTCGCGGCGGCCGTCCTGACGCATGATTTCTCGGACGGAATCAACACGGTCAGTTTCATTATAAAAAATAAAGGGGAACGGGATCGGGCGCTACGCTGGTTGTTTGTCGACGCGGCGGCCCCCGTTGTCGGCATTCTCTCCACGCTGTTCTTTGTCATCCAGGAATCAACGCTCGGACTGCTTCTCGCGCTTTTTTCCGGGTTCTTTCTCTATATCGGCGCAAGCGATCTTTTGCCCGAAAGCCATCATGCCCATCCGGTGATGTGGACCACCTTTATGACCGTCGTGGGGATGGGAACCCTCTATGTGGTCACCCGGCTCGCCATGATCTGA